CAGTTCCCACTCAGAGAAAGCTGCTATACTGTGAGTGCAGGGGTGGAAGGACTGGAGCAAGGTATTGGGAAGGGGCTCCCTGAAGGCAGTAGGGTGGGACAGGGTTCAGGGTTCTCACCCCCTTACTGGGGATTTTCTGGAGGCTCAGGAGGGCATGTAAGAGTGTCAATGTTATCTCTGTCTTTTGGCACTGGTCTTTTGCAGCTCCTGCTATGCAGTGTTCCCTTGCCAGCAAGTGGCCCTCTGCATGAGCTGCCTCATTGGTCTGGTCATGTTTGCCTATTATAAGACGTATAACATGAGCCCCCAGCTAGAGCAAGCAGCCCCTGACCAGGTGAGAAGGCCTCTTTTGTTCCTTCCTGTGCTCTTGAGATGCCAGTCTGAGTCACTAAACAGAGTATCTGTGTGGCTGAATTGGAAATATAGAAGAATAGTCCTTTGCTATCCTGAGGTCTCTGCTGTCCAGCATGTCAGATGATATCTAACCAGTGCTCACCTCATTTGATGGGTGTGGACCAAGGGATACCAACCCCCACTGTATACCTCATGCTCTATTGGAGACTGTTGCATGTCTATTCTCATCTCAGCGTCCCAACAGCCTCACTTTCCAGGAGACAGGCTTGGCGAGGTAGGCGGCGTGCTAAGGCCGCACTGCTCATCAGAGGTAGTGCCGGATGGGCTGTGTACTTTGCTCGTCAGCGTCCACCTTCCCCGCCCGAGGCAGATGCCTTCATGTCTGGCTCCCCTCCTGGTGCACCAGGCTCTGGATTGGCAAGGGCATGTCTGGGGGCTTTTCCACACAGAAAACAGGGGTGGCATCTCTGAGTGTGCTCTGCTCTACTTGGCAGTTAGTCCTCTATTTTGTGATGGACCTCCTGAAAGACATGCCAGGGCTGCCCGGGCTCTTCGTTGCCTGTCTCTTCAGTGGATCTCTCAGGTACTCCTTTCTGCAGCTGCCCTAGATTAGATGTGGTCTGCTGCCCCGCTGGGACAGTATTTAGCCTCTCCTGAGCCTTGCTTCCACTTGACAATATCACTCACCTACTTGATCAAGTCCATCCTTGGATCAGAAAGGGCTTGCCTTCAAACCTCTGGGGTAGCCTGGGCCGGGGAGGGTGGTCTCTTACGGTTACGCCTCTGAGCCCTCTGTAGAGCCTGCCTGTTTTGGCTCCCACACTTACCACAACTCGTCTCGCTCCTCCCTTTCAGCACCATATCCTCTGCATTCAATTCACTGGCCACTGTCACAATGGAAGACCTGATCCAGCCCTGGTTCCCACAGCTGACTGAAACTCGGGCCATCATGCTTTCTCGAAGCCTTGGTAGGATTACTGCTAAGTCTTGTTCATTCTGAGCTCTGTATACACTGTCATCAGTCTTCCGTAGATCATGTTTGTCCTGGACTCAGCACATGCCTCATGCAGCACACAGCCTTCACCCCATTGTGTATTGTCTCTGAGGACAGGACCCTGGGGTTGAGGCTGGGTTAATAGACATGTCTCAGAAGTAGTGGTTTGGTTGGAGGGTGTGTAGTCCTCGCCTTGTCCACTCCCATCAGTTCATTTCCTCCCGTTTCTCCCCAGCCTTTGCCTATGGGCTAGTTTGCCTGGGAATGGCCTATGTTTCCTCTCATCTGGGACCAGTGCTCCAGGTAATgactggaaaagagaaagagattctTGGCAGGGAATGGGGGATTTGTATGAGACAAGAAATGAAGACAGCTGTTTTGAGAGGGGTGGAAATTtgccttttgaaaataattattgcatttaagctgggcatggtggtgcacacttttaatcccagcccttggaaggcagagacaatggatctctaagttcaagtccagcctggtctacagagcaagttccaggatggccagggcaacaacaacaataacaaaaaaaccaaaacaaaaaaaaaaacctgtctcaaaaaactaaagaaagcaaTTGCATCTATTCATTTCTTGTGTGTGGATACTTGCATGCCAGTGCCCAAGTGGAGGACAGAGCGGCTTtgagagctggttctctccttgtaccatgtgggtcctggacaTTGAACTCAGGGTCGGCCTTAACAGCCTTAACTACTTTTATCCTTTGAGCTAGCTCACCAGCACCATAAATTCCTAGCTAGATGGTATTTAACAGTAAACACTCTCAAGTGACCAAAAGCCCCAGTGTCATTTCTAGAATGCTGTTAGCACGGAGAGACCTAGAGCTCAGTGTTAGAGCCCAGAGTGTATCTTCACAGCCATTCCTGCCTGGAAGAAAGCCACAGCTGgtgactgggctgggctggaatCTGGGGTCTCTGAGCCTGTGTTCTGTTCTTCTTCCATCAACTCCAGGCAGCACTCAGTATCTTTGGCATGGTTGGAGGGCCACTGCTGGGACTCTTCTGCCTTGGGATATTCTTTCCATGTGCCAACCCTCTTGTGAGTTATCTGGCTCCCTAGAAATGCATGTGATAGAACTGGGGGGACTGGTGTGAAGGTTTGTGGCTGGCCTGTAGCAGGAGAGTTGAATATGTCTCTGGACAGGGTGCCATTGTAGGCCTGTTGACGGGACTCACCATGGCCTTCTGGATCGGCATTGGGAGCATAGTATGCAGGATGAGTTCTGCTGCAGCATCCCCTCCCTTTAACGGATCCAGCTCCTTCCTACCTGGCAATCTAACTGTCGCCACCTTGACCACAGTGATGCCTACTACCCTGTCCAGGTGAGGCGGGGCTCACTCTTTCTCCTTGGGTAGTAGCTCAGTTTTGAGGGATTTAATGGGGACCTGGCTACGGGGTGGGCTACTATAGGCTGTAAACAGGGTTGGGTTGGGTTCTGAGACTTTGTAGATGGGTGGCTCAGATGCCCTTAACCTCTTGTCCCAGGCCCACAGGACTGCAGCACTTCTATTCCCTGTCCTATTTATGGTACAGCGCACACAACTCCACCACAGTTATTGTCGTGGGCCTGATTGTCAGTCTGCTCACCGGTGAGGGTGTGGGATTGCCACACAGAAAAATGAGGGGCTGAGGACACTTTCCAGTCTAGGGGAGGTGGGACACTGGGTGTCAGTAGCCCCCAGTCTTCCCTGCTGACATCAGAGTGGGCTAGAGGATGGGACGTTGGTCCAGGGAAGGGTTCTGAAGGAGCCTGACTAACAAGCACCTTTGCCTTCAGGGGGAATGCGGGGCCGGTCCCTGAACCCCGGCACCATTTACCCTGTGTTGCCAAAGCTCCTAGCACTCCTGCCCCTATCCTGCCAGAAGCGGCTTTGTTGGAGAAGCCACAGTCAGGTGAGACCTGCTGAATGTCCTGTAGCCGTCACACTGTTGGTTGTGCCTGCTGAGATCACCCTGGCTGCCAGGGAAGGTCTGAAGTGAACTGTCTCACCTTGCACACCATCACCTCTGCTCTTTGTGTTCCCTAGGATATCCCTGTGATCCCCAGCCTGTTTCCAGAGAAGATGAGGAATGGAGTGCTACAGGACAATACAGACAAAGAGAGGATggctgaagatggccttgtccACCAGCCGTGCAGCCCTACCTACATTGTCCAGGAGACCTCCCTGTGACCTGGGATGTGAACTTGGCCCTCACTGCAGAGCAGCAGCCAGAGGTTATTTGTAGTGCAGACATGACTCACTACCTGTGTTCTGCAGCACTGAGGTGGATGACCTAGCAAAGGACCTTGATCTTTTAAGTCTCACCTCCATGGAAGCTGTTGCATACAAGGGCGAGACAGTTTTTCCTTATCCCTTGCCAGTCTTCTCTTAGGATCAGGTTTGCAGGGTACAAAATCACATCACACGTggggaaataaatgaatacacTAATAAAAGGGTGGCATTTGATTTAAGTGACCAGGGTTCTTTGGGGTGAATAGGAACAGCATTTCTTACAACTGCCCAGAACCTGATTTGGCAAGACTGACCAGCTCCAGCATTAAGTCCTTGGCCCTCTGATGATTCCTTCACTGTCGTGTCAACCTGGGTTATCGTTGTGAGCCCCTGTGGTCTTTCCGGTTCTCTGTAATACTC
Above is a genomic segment from Mus pahari chromosome 7, PAHARI_EIJ_v1.1, whole genome shotgun sequence containing:
- the Slc5a6 gene encoding sodium-dependent multivitamin transporter produces the protein MSAASTAAPFHPTSGSNRAISTFSVVDYVVFGLLLVLSLVIGLYHACRGWGRHTVGELLMADRKMGCLPVALSLLATFQSAVAILGAPAEIYRFGTQYWFLGCSYFLGLLIPAHIFIPVFYRLHLTSAYEYLELRFNKAVRICGTVTFIFQMVIYMGVALYAPSLALNAVTGFDLWLSVLALGIVCNIYTALGGLKAVIWTDVFQTLVMFLGQLVVIIVGAARVGGLGHVWDVASQHSHISGINLNPDPFERHTFWTLAFGGVFMMLSLYGVNQAQVQRYLSSHSEKAAILSCYAVFPCQQVALCMSCLIGLVMFAYYKTYNMSPQLEQAAPDQLVLYFVMDLLKDMPGLPGLFVACLFSGSLSTISSAFNSLATVTMEDLIQPWFPQLTETRAIMLSRSLAFAYGLVCLGMAYVSSHLGPVLQAALSIFGMVGGPLLGLFCLGIFFPCANPLGAIVGLLTGLTMAFWIGIGSIVCRMSSAAASPPFNGSSSFLPGNLTVATLTTVMPTTLSRPTGLQHFYSLSYLWYSAHNSTTVIVVGLIVSLLTGGMRGRSLNPGTIYPVLPKLLALLPLSCQKRLCWRSHSQDIPVIPSLFPEKMRNGVLQDNTDKERMAEDGLVHQPCSPTYIVQETSL